The Pseudophaeobacter arcticus DSM 23566 genome includes a region encoding these proteins:
- a CDS encoding Rne/Rng family ribonuclease, with protein sequence MAKKMLIDATHAEETRVVVVDGNKVEEFDFESENKRQLAGNIYLAKVTRVEPSLQAAFVEYGGNRHGFLAFSEIHPDYYQIPVADREALMEEERAYAEAQRAREEDDEAKPSRSRSRSRKSSRPKAAKVSSGDAVETKEVAPATSAAEAGADTPAVVEIAGMETIDLVEEMARDEAKLAEVPEGSSPMERVADTPVEEPSSPEEASQDAAGETATAEAPEQEATEQGAAAQAAAEPTAEATAEADTDKEASDETGENGAQAEARADASSKDESIESVADEDDSEDIRPARKPRPRRYKIQEVIKVRQILLVQVVKEERGNKGAALTTYLSLAGRYCVLMPNTARGGGISRKITNAVDRKKLKDIATEIDVPSGAGLIVRTAGAKRTKAEIKRDYEYLQRLWEQIRELTLKSIAPAKIYEEGDLIKRSIRDLYNREIDEVLVEGERGYRIAKDFMKMIMPSHAKNVKNYQETLPLFARFQVESYLGGMFNPTVQLKSGGYIVIDTTEALVAVDVNSGRATKQSSIEETALNTNLEAAEEVARQLRLRDLAGLIVIDFIDMDERKNNAAVENRMKDKLKTDRARIQVGRISGFGLMEMSRQRLRPGMIEATTAPCPHCHGTGLIRSDDSMALSILRQIEEEGTRRRSREVLVRCPIDIANYLMNQKREHIAQIEARYGMSVRIEGDAHLVSPDFTLEKFKTATRVVTVPEAPVVSADTSLMAQIDADEAEAEADAEVAEEEQPREAVTESEETETSGEDKPKRKRRRRRRRKSGNGGENYDSDSNGTEAGDSSEAGSEGETKPDSEAGEEAESEEKKPTRTRTRTRGGRSRSKKSEETTAEATQSAEAPAAEAGDTASVAAETTPVSEAETSSKNEAEAVAAPASEKAAPAEGTVTEDAVSEPEVSEPAVSETAASEAPAEDVVAKAATEPQPAEATAPEVDEAAAAEVSVEDPPAAEPAEQEPVAETVAAPDVTALPEVTETPAAEAAPEPAAPAEVEVVAEPEPSAPPKPKRRGWWSIG encoded by the coding sequence ATGGCAAAGAAGATGCTTATCGATGCCACCCACGCGGAAGAAACTCGCGTTGTGGTGGTCGACGGAAACAAGGTTGAGGAGTTCGACTTTGAATCCGAGAACAAACGCCAGCTAGCTGGCAATATTTATCTGGCAAAAGTCACACGGGTCGAGCCTTCGCTACAGGCCGCCTTTGTGGAATATGGCGGCAACCGTCATGGCTTTCTGGCCTTTTCGGAAATCCACCCAGACTATTATCAGATCCCGGTTGCTGACCGCGAAGCCCTGATGGAAGAAGAGCGCGCCTATGCGGAAGCACAGCGTGCCCGTGAAGAGGACGACGAGGCCAAGCCGTCACGGTCGCGCTCTCGGAGCCGCAAAAGCTCCCGGCCCAAGGCCGCCAAGGTCTCCTCTGGGGACGCGGTTGAAACCAAAGAGGTTGCTCCAGCTACATCTGCCGCTGAAGCCGGTGCCGACACTCCCGCAGTTGTGGAAATCGCCGGTATGGAAACCATCGATCTGGTGGAGGAAATGGCGCGCGATGAGGCCAAGCTGGCCGAAGTTCCCGAAGGCTCATCGCCGATGGAACGGGTCGCTGACACACCCGTAGAAGAGCCCTCCAGCCCGGAAGAGGCCAGCCAAGACGCTGCGGGCGAAACCGCCACAGCCGAGGCGCCAGAACAAGAGGCAACTGAACAGGGCGCAGCTGCGCAAGCCGCTGCTGAACCCACAGCAGAGGCCACCGCCGAGGCTGACACTGACAAAGAGGCAAGCGACGAGACCGGCGAAAACGGAGCGCAGGCCGAAGCCCGTGCCGATGCCAGCTCCAAAGACGAAAGCATTGAATCGGTTGCCGACGAAGACGACAGCGAAGACATTCGCCCGGCCCGCAAGCCGCGTCCACGTCGTTATAAAATTCAAGAAGTCATCAAGGTCCGTCAAATCCTGCTGGTCCAGGTTGTCAAAGAAGAGCGCGGCAACAAGGGTGCTGCTCTCACAACCTATCTGTCGCTGGCAGGGCGCTACTGCGTCTTGATGCCCAATACCGCGCGCGGTGGCGGTATCAGCCGCAAGATCACCAATGCCGTTGACCGCAAAAAACTGAAAGACATCGCCACCGAAATCGACGTGCCATCGGGTGCGGGCCTTATTGTGCGCACAGCCGGTGCCAAGCGCACCAAGGCAGAAATCAAGCGCGACTATGAATATCTGCAGCGGCTCTGGGAACAGATCCGCGAGCTGACGCTGAAAAGCATCGCCCCCGCCAAGATTTACGAAGAGGGCGACCTGATCAAACGGTCGATCCGCGATCTCTATAATCGTGAGATTGACGAGGTGCTGGTTGAGGGCGAGCGCGGCTATCGCATCGCCAAGGACTTCATGAAAATGATCATGCCGTCCCACGCCAAGAACGTAAAAAACTATCAGGAAACCCTGCCGCTTTTTGCGCGGTTCCAGGTCGAAAGCTATCTTGGTGGTATGTTCAACCCCACGGTGCAGCTGAAATCGGGCGGCTATATCGTGATCGACACCACCGAGGCTTTGGTGGCAGTTGACGTGAACTCTGGTCGGGCGACAAAACAGTCCTCGATCGAGGAAACCGCGCTCAACACCAACCTGGAGGCCGCCGAAGAGGTGGCCCGCCAACTGCGCCTGCGTGATCTCGCCGGTCTGATTGTCATCGACTTCATCGACATGGATGAGCGTAAGAACAACGCCGCCGTTGAAAATCGCATGAAGGACAAGCTGAAGACGGATCGCGCCCGCATTCAGGTTGGGCGTATTTCGGGCTTTGGCCTGATGGAAATGTCGCGTCAGCGTCTGCGTCCCGGCATGATCGAGGCCACAACCGCGCCGTGCCCACATTGCCACGGCACCGGCCTGATCCGCTCCGACGATAGCATGGCGCTGTCGATCCTGCGCCAGATCGAGGAAGAAGGCACGCGCCGCCGCTCGCGCGAGGTTCTGGTACGTTGCCCGATTGATATCGCCAACTATCTGATGAACCAGAAGCGTGAACATATCGCGCAGATCGAAGCCCGCTACGGCATGTCGGTCCGCATCGAAGGGGATGCGCATCTGGTCAGCCCTGATTTCACGCTGGAGAAATTCAAAACGGCCACCCGCGTGGTGACTGTTCCTGAAGCGCCCGTTGTGTCGGCGGACACCTCCCTTATGGCGCAGATCGACGCTGATGAGGCTGAGGCCGAGGCGGATGCCGAGGTCGCAGAGGAAGAACAGCCTCGGGAGGCGGTCACTGAATCTGAAGAGACCGAGACCAGTGGCGAGGACAAGCCCAAGCGCAAACGGCGTCGGCGTCGGCGTCGCAAGTCCGGCAATGGCGGTGAAAACTACGACAGTGACAGCAACGGGACCGAAGCTGGCGACAGCTCTGAAGCTGGATCTGAAGGGGAAACCAAACCCGACTCCGAGGCAGGTGAAGAGGCCGAGTCTGAAGAGAAAAAACCAACCCGCACCCGGACCCGTACCCGTGGTGGACGCTCGCGCAGCAAGAAAAGCGAAGAGACCACAGCTGAGGCGACGCAGAGTGCAGAGGCCCCTGCGGCAGAGGCTGGGGACACTGCCAGCGTTGCGGCAGAAACCACACCTGTGAGCGAAGCCGAAACAAGCAGCAAAAACGAGGCTGAGGCCGTAGCGGCCCCCGCATCTGAAAAGGCGGCTCCGGCTGAGGGTACTGTAACAGAAGACGCGGTCTCTGAACCTGAGGTCTCTGAACCTGCGGTTTCTGAGACTGCGGCGTCAGAAGCTCCGGCAGAGGACGTTGTTGCAAAAGCAGCAACTGAGCCTCAACCAGCCGAAGCAACCGCGCCGGAGGTGGATGAAGCCGCCGCCGCAGAGGTTTCCGTTGAAGACCCCCCTGCAGCGGAGCCTGCTGAGCAGGAGCCTGTTGCCGAGACTGTTGCCGCGCCGGACGTGACGGCCCTGCCAGAGGTCACTGAAACGCCTGCAGCAGAAGCCGCGCCGGAACCCGCAGCGCCTGCGGAAGTGGAAGTGGTTGCAGAGCCAGAACCATCCGCCCCACCCAAGCCCAAGCGGCGCGGATGGTGGTCTATCGGATAA
- a CDS encoding cytochrome c biogenesis CcdA family protein, translating into MFGIEIIDAALLPAMFVALLGGLVSFLSPCVLPIVPPYLAYMSGVSIGEMQGTAAARRKVILSALFFVLGLSTVFLLLGFTASFFGAFVLQNQELFAQASGVVVIIFGLHFLSVFRIPILDREARVDAGQAGGSVLGAYVLGLAFAFGWTPCIGPQLGAILSLAASEASVSRGTLLLGIYALGLGVPFLLAAIFLNRSMVVMNRMKRHMGLIEKLMGGLLLLVGFMLVTGLFSTFSWWLLEAFPFLATLG; encoded by the coding sequence ATGTTTGGAATTGAGATCATAGATGCAGCGCTTTTGCCTGCAATGTTTGTGGCGCTCCTGGGGGGATTGGTCAGCTTTTTGTCGCCCTGTGTGCTGCCAATTGTACCGCCCTATCTCGCCTATATGAGCGGCGTCTCGATTGGCGAGATGCAGGGAACTGCCGCTGCACGGCGCAAGGTAATTCTGTCGGCGCTGTTTTTTGTTCTGGGGCTGTCGACAGTGTTCTTGCTGCTGGGCTTCACCGCCTCATTCTTTGGTGCCTTTGTGCTGCAAAATCAGGAGCTTTTCGCCCAGGCTTCGGGTGTTGTGGTGATCATCTTTGGCCTGCACTTCCTGTCCGTGTTCCGCATTCCCATCCTGGACCGCGAGGCGCGGGTTGATGCCGGTCAGGCCGGTGGATCGGTGCTGGGGGCCTATGTGCTGGGGCTGGCCTTTGCCTTTGGCTGGACGCCCTGCATTGGCCCGCAATTGGGGGCGATCCTGTCGCTTGCTGCATCCGAGGCCTCGGTCAGTCGCGGCACCTTGTTGTTGGGGATCTATGCGCTTGGCCTTGGGGTGCCGTTTTTGTTGGCGGCGATCTTCCTGAACCGTTCGATGGTGGTGATGAACCGGATGAAGCGCCATATGGGCCTGATCGAAAAACTCATGGGCGGGCTGTTGCTTTTGGTGGGCTTTATGCTGGTCACCGGGCTGTTCTCGACCTTCTCCTGGTGGTTGCTCGAAGCCTTTCCGTTCCTTGCCACTCTGGGCTAA
- a CDS encoding DUF4169 family protein, with protein sequence MGKPVNLNRFRKTQARAKDKARADQNAVKFGRSKLEKSLEEARAAQAKRALDGHKSDE encoded by the coding sequence ATGGGCAAGCCGGTCAATCTGAACCGGTTTCGGAAAACACAGGCGCGGGCCAAGGATAAGGCCCGCGCCGACCAGAACGCTGTGAAATTTGGCCGCAGCAAGCTGGAAAAATCGCTGGAAGAGGCCCGCGCCGCACAGGCCAAGCGCGCGCTGGATGGCCACAAGAGCGACGAATGA
- a CDS encoding nuclear transport factor 2 family protein translates to MMTNNGHSGLLTEILEQETRVWQALVDGNPEADKAALHADFLGVYPSGFATRAEHCDQLQAGPTVSSFELTEPRLLQMGKDHVCLSYLALYQRPGTASRDAMYVSSIWQRQGQGWLNLFSQDTPTAGSIPV, encoded by the coding sequence ATGATGACGAACAACGGGCATTCTGGATTGTTGACTGAGATCCTGGAGCAGGAAACACGGGTCTGGCAGGCCCTGGTCGATGGCAATCCAGAAGCAGACAAGGCCGCGCTCCACGCTGATTTTCTGGGCGTCTACCCCAGCGGTTTTGCCACCCGGGCCGAACATTGCGATCAACTGCAAGCAGGGCCGACTGTCAGCTCATTTGAGCTCACCGAGCCCAGGCTCTTGCAGATGGGCAAGGATCATGTCTGCCTGTCCTATTTGGCACTGTATCAGCGCCCCGGAACCGCCAGCAGAGATGCGATGTATGTGTCATCCATCTGGCAGCGGCAGGGGCAGGGCTGGCTGAACCTGTTTAGCCAGGACACGCCAACTGCGGGATCAATACCTGTCTGA
- a CDS encoding ribbon-helix-helix domain-containing protein, whose protein sequence is MNSRPRKHSLTLRGHRTSVSLEDPFWLEFRQIAARTNRPINELAAEIDEVRGADCGLASAIRLFVLRDLQARLAAQD, encoded by the coding sequence ATGAACAGCCGGCCACGCAAACACTCTTTGACCCTACGCGGGCATCGCACCTCGGTCTCGCTGGAAGATCCCTTCTGGCTGGAGTTTCGCCAGATCGCAGCAAGAACAAATCGCCCAATCAATGAGTTAGCAGCCGAAATTGATGAGGTGCGCGGCGCTGACTGCGGCCTGGCCTCAGCCATTCGCCTGTTTGTCCTGCGTGATCTGCAAGCGCGGCTCGCCGCTCAGGACTGA
- a CDS encoding SspB family protein, protein MSREIDYGNLMHSAMRGLIRTVLQDVADKGLPGNHHFFITFDTNHPDAQLADWLRDRYPGAMTVVMQHWYDNLDVGEDGFGITLNFGDAPEPLYIPYDAIETFVDPSVEFGLRFESAEDDDDEDPTDDDHDNDPHDDDETPRASDGDVVSLDSFRKH, encoded by the coding sequence ATGTCCCGCGAAATCGACTACGGCAATCTGATGCACTCCGCCATGCGCGGCCTCATTCGCACTGTCCTGCAGGATGTTGCGGACAAGGGTCTGCCGGGAAATCATCACTTTTTCATCACCTTTGATACCAACCATCCGGATGCGCAATTGGCAGACTGGCTGCGGGATCGCTACCCCGGTGCCATGACTGTCGTAATGCAGCACTGGTATGACAATCTCGACGTCGGAGAGGATGGCTTTGGCATCACCTTGAACTTTGGTGATGCGCCAGAACCGCTGTATATTCCCTATGATGCGATCGAGACCTTCGTGGATCCCTCGGTGGAATTTGGGCTTCGGTTTGAATCAGCCGAAGACGACGACGATGAAGATCCCACCGATGATGATCATGACAACGACCCCCACGACGACGACGAAACACCACGTGCCTCTGACGGGGATGTTGTTTCTCTGGACAGCTTCCGCAAGCACTAA
- a CDS encoding sulfurtransferase TusA family protein yields MTDFPTDSDATLDAIGLLCPLPVLKARKRLKDMAPGAVLQVLADDPAAIIDIPHFCAESGHDFLGQTSQDDHQIYQIRKTG; encoded by the coding sequence ATGACTGATTTCCCTACCGATAGCGATGCCACCCTGGATGCCATTGGCCTGCTCTGCCCCCTGCCCGTGCTAAAAGCGCGCAAACGCCTGAAAGACATGGCGCCCGGCGCGGTCTTGCAGGTTCTTGCAGATGATCCGGCAGCCATTATCGACATCCCGCATTTCTGCGCCGAATCTGGCCATGATTTTCTTGGGCAAACCAGCCAGGATGACCATCAGATCTACCAAATTCGCAAAACCGGCTAA
- a CDS encoding cytochrome P450, translated as MSAPDHKPGPQPKPEVPRPQPPKPQARPVRVSLWRYVRLFRDDILSAQPAKLYRAWMAEFRAPSFRSFLINQPDLIKRVLKEEPDVFPKSDRIAEGLKPLLGNSVFLTNGETWKRQRRIIDPAFEGGRLKATYPAMRAAADSAIVRLQRQVGQGAKIEAEEITSHVAADVIFRTLFSIPIENEVAGEVFTRFRNYQRSQPLLNLAAFVPLPKWMPRFFRRGTRPNAKVIRALITKLTEARMAAIKAGTAPEDLATKIMTTCDPDTGERFDAQEMVDQVAIFFLAGHETSASALAWTLYLMGLYPDWQDQLVLEAEALEDENFSAISKLRLSRDVFREALRLYPPVPMMVREASCPVTFRNRLVPKGAQIVLSPWHLHRHERLWDNPDGFDPSRWQTENGKQCQREAYIPFSAGPRVCPGAGFAMVEGPLILSLILRHFKITCKSGAEPVPVAHLTVRSKNGIWLQFTPRGEADQS; from the coding sequence ATGAGCGCGCCTGACCATAAACCCGGCCCCCAGCCAAAACCAGAGGTGCCCAGGCCCCAGCCGCCAAAACCACAGGCGCGCCCTGTGCGTGTGTCATTGTGGCGCTATGTGCGGCTGTTTCGCGACGATATCCTGTCGGCGCAACCGGCCAAGCTCTATCGGGCCTGGATGGCCGAATTCCGCGCCCCGAGTTTTCGTTCCTTTCTGATCAACCAGCCGGATTTGATCAAGCGGGTGCTGAAAGAAGAGCCTGATGTCTTCCCCAAATCCGACCGCATTGCCGAGGGGCTAAAGCCGCTGCTGGGGAATTCTGTCTTCCTGACCAATGGTGAGACCTGGAAACGCCAGCGCCGCATCATTGATCCCGCGTTTGAAGGTGGTCGGCTCAAGGCGACCTATCCGGCGATGCGGGCTGCGGCTGACTCGGCCATTGTGCGGTTGCAGCGCCAGGTCGGGCAGGGCGCAAAGATCGAGGCCGAAGAGATCACCAGCCATGTGGCGGCGGATGTGATTTTCCGCACCCTGTTTTCAATCCCGATCGAAAACGAAGTGGCGGGGGAGGTCTTTACCCGCTTTCGCAATTATCAGCGCAGCCAACCCCTGTTGAACCTGGCGGCCTTTGTGCCGCTCCCCAAATGGATGCCCCGGTTCTTTCGTCGCGGCACCCGCCCCAATGCCAAAGTGATCCGGGCCCTGATCACCAAGCTGACCGAAGCCCGCATGGCGGCGATCAAGGCCGGGACCGCCCCAGAGGATCTGGCGACCAAAATCATGACCACCTGCGATCCTGACACTGGTGAGCGGTTCGACGCGCAGGAGATGGTGGATCAGGTGGCGATCTTCTTTCTTGCCGGCCATGAAACCAGCGCCTCCGCGCTGGCCTGGACGCTTTACCTGATGGGGCTTTACCCGGACTGGCAAGACCAGCTGGTTCTGGAGGCTGAGGCGCTGGAGGATGAAAATTTTAGCGCCATATCAAAGCTGCGCCTGTCGCGGGACGTGTTTCGCGAGGCGTTGCGGCTCTACCCTCCGGTGCCGATGATGGTGCGCGAGGCCAGTTGCCCGGTGACCTTCCGCAACCGGTTGGTGCCAAAGGGGGCGCAGATCGTGCTGAGCCCCTGGCATCTGCACCGGCACGAGCGGCTGTGGGACAACCCGGACGGATTTGACCCCAGCCGCTGGCAAACGGAGAATGGTAAACAATGCCAGCGCGAGGCCTATATCCCGTTCTCGGCAGGGCCACGCGTCTGCCCCGGCGCCGGATTTGCCATGGTGGAGGGGCCGCTGATCCTGTCGCTGATCCTGCGGCATTTCAAAATCACCTGCAAATCCGGCGCCGAGCCGGTGCCAGTGGCGCATCTGACCGTGCGATCAAAAAACGGCATCTGGCTGCAGTTTACCCCGCGCGGCGAGGCAGATCAGTCCTGA
- a CDS encoding sigma-54-dependent transcriptional regulator, giving the protein MAQAMKIAIVDDEQDMRQSISQWLALSGYDTETFASAEEALKELGADYPGIVISDIKMPGMDGMQFLKKLMGNDSGLPVIMITGHGDVPMAVEAMRVGAFDFLEKPFNPDRMSELAKRATGARRLTLDNRALRRELSDGGQIMKKLIGMSPVMERLREDILDLGQADGHVLIDGETGTGKTLVAHALHAVGSRAGKKFVLISCAALEEEALSKRLFGPMQPEDSLLPALEDARGGTLVLEGIEALSETLQAKLLSAINEQGMPGETRIIAISNLQEAGKTCEDALRPDLFYRLAALRIMVPPLRQRGEDILTLFTRLCEQFAEEYGCDAPQVSAQEAAQLLQAPWPGNVRQLINVAERAVLQARRGSGTIASLLMSDHEEMQPVMTTEGKPLKEYVEAFERMLIDNTMRRHKGSIASVMEELCLPRRTLNEKMAKYALQRSDYLG; this is encoded by the coding sequence ATGGCACAGGCCATGAAAATTGCGATCGTGGATGATGAGCAGGATATGCGCCAGTCAATCAGCCAGTGGTTGGCGCTTTCGGGGTATGACACCGAGACCTTTGCCAGCGCCGAAGAGGCGCTAAAGGAGCTGGGTGCGGATTACCCCGGCATTGTCATATCGGATATCAAGATGCCCGGTATGGATGGGATGCAGTTCCTGAAAAAACTGATGGGCAACGACAGCGGCTTGCCGGTCATCATGATCACCGGTCATGGGGATGTGCCCATGGCGGTTGAAGCAATGCGGGTCGGGGCGTTTGATTTCCTGGAGAAACCGTTCAATCCCGATCGCATGTCAGAGCTGGCCAAGCGTGCCACCGGTGCGCGCCGCCTGACCCTGGACAACCGGGCCCTGCGTCGGGAGCTGTCCGACGGCGGTCAGATCATGAAGAAACTCATCGGCATGAGCCCGGTCATGGAGCGCCTGCGCGAGGATATCCTGGATCTGGGCCAGGCCGACGGCCACGTGCTGATTGACGGCGAAACCGGTACTGGCAAGACGCTTGTCGCCCATGCGTTGCATGCGGTTGGCAGTCGTGCGGGAAAGAAATTTGTGCTGATCTCCTGCGCCGCGCTGGAAGAAGAGGCCTTGTCCAAACGCCTGTTTGGCCCGATGCAGCCAGAAGACAGCCTGTTGCCCGCGCTGGAAGATGCACGGGGCGGCACGCTGGTTCTCGAAGGGATCGAGGCGCTGAGCGAGACCTTGCAGGCCAAGCTTTTGAGCGCCATCAACGAGCAGGGCATGCCGGGGGAGACGCGGATCATCGCGATCTCGAACCTGCAGGAAGCGGGTAAAACCTGCGAAGATGCCCTGCGCCCGGATCTGTTTTATCGCCTTGCCGCCCTGCGCATCATGGTGCCACCGCTGCGCCAGCGCGGTGAGGACATCCTGACGCTCTTTACCCGGTTGTGCGAACAATTTGCCGAAGAATACGGCTGTGACGCGCCGCAGGTCTCGGCCCAGGAGGCTGCGCAACTGTTGCAGGCGCCCTGGCCGGGCAACGTGCGTCAGCTGATCAATGTGGCTGAGCGTGCCGTGCTGCAGGCGCGGCGCGGGTCTGGCACCATTGCCTCTTTGTTGATGTCCGATCACGAAGAGATGCAGCCGGTGATGACCACCGAAGGCAAGCCGTTGAAGGAATATGTCGAAGCCTTTGAGCGCATGTTGATTGATAACACCATGCGCCGCCACAAGGGATCCATTGCCAGCGTGATGGAAGAACTCTGCCTGCCGCGCCGTACGCTGAACGAAAAGATGGCAAAATACGCGCTGCAGCGCTCTGACTATCTGGGATAA
- the fumC gene encoding class II fumarate hydratase — translation MSDTRTETDSFGPLEVPTDKYWGAQTQRSLMNFPIGWEKQPVAIVRALGVIKQACAMANKASGKMEDRIADAVIAAAGEVIEGKFDDNFPLVVWQTGSGTQSNMNSNEVIANRAIEMLGGVIGSKDPVHPNDHCNMGQSSNDTFPTAMHIATAMSVRDVLLPGLEKLAKGLEAKSEEFKDIIKIGRTHTQDATPLTLGQEFGGYAHQIRQGIARVELAMPGIYELAQGGTAVGTGLNTQKGWSETVAANMAAITDLPFVTAPNKFEALAAHDAMVFLSGALATIAGSCYKIASDIRFLGSGPRSGLGELILPENEPGSSIMPGKVNPTQAEALTQVAAHVMGNDAAIKFAGSQGHFELNVYNPMMSYNLLQSIQLLGDAADSFTERMLNGIQANEPRIEKLMKESLMLVTALAPTIGYDNATKVAKTAHKNGTTLKEEAIALGFVDEATFDAVVRPEQMIGPKD, via the coding sequence ATGTCCGATACCCGCACCGAGACCGACAGCTTTGGTCCGCTAGAGGTTCCTACCGACAAATATTGGGGCGCTCAAACCCAGCGCTCGCTTATGAATTTCCCCATCGGCTGGGAAAAGCAGCCCGTCGCCATCGTGCGGGCACTGGGCGTGATCAAACAGGCCTGTGCCATGGCCAACAAGGCCTCTGGCAAGATGGAAGACCGCATTGCTGATGCCGTCATCGCCGCTGCAGGCGAAGTGATTGAGGGCAAGTTTGACGACAACTTTCCATTGGTGGTCTGGCAGACAGGATCTGGCACCCAGTCCAACATGAACTCCAACGAGGTGATCGCCAACCGCGCCATCGAAATGCTGGGCGGCGTCATTGGCAGCAAAGACCCGGTTCACCCCAATGACCACTGCAATATGGGTCAGTCCTCCAACGACACCTTCCCCACCGCCATGCATATCGCCACCGCCATGTCGGTGCGGGACGTGCTGCTGCCCGGTCTGGAAAAACTCGCCAAGGGTCTGGAAGCCAAATCCGAAGAGTTCAAGGACATCATCAAGATTGGCCGCACCCATACCCAGGATGCGACACCGCTGACACTGGGCCAGGAATTTGGCGGCTACGCCCACCAGATCCGTCAGGGGATTGCCCGGGTTGAGCTGGCCATGCCCGGCATCTATGAGCTGGCACAGGGCGGCACCGCCGTTGGCACCGGGTTGAACACCCAGAAAGGCTGGAGCGAGACTGTTGCCGCTAATATGGCCGCGATTACCGATCTGCCTTTTGTCACCGCCCCCAACAAATTCGAAGCCCTGGCCGCCCATGATGCCATGGTCTTCCTGTCGGGTGCCCTCGCGACCATCGCCGGGAGCTGCTACAAGATCGCCAGTGACATCCGCTTCCTGGGTTCCGGTCCCCGCTCCGGTCTGGGCGAGCTGATCCTGCCCGAGAATGAGCCTGGCTCTTCCATCATGCCCGGCAAGGTGAACCCCACCCAGGCCGAAGCCCTGACCCAGGTGGCCGCCCATGTCATGGGCAATGACGCTGCAATCAAATTTGCCGGCAGCCAGGGCCATTTTGAGCTCAACGTCTATAACCCGATGATGTCCTACAACCTGCTGCAGTCGATCCAGCTCTTGGGCGACGCCGCCGACAGCTTCACCGAACGGATGCTCAACGGCATTCAGGCCAATGAGCCCCGCATCGAAAAGCTGATGAAGGAAAGCCTGATGCTGGTGACAGCTCTGGCGCCAACCATCGGCTATGACAATGCCACCAAGGTCGCCAAGACGGCGCATAAAAACGGCACCACCCTCAAAGAAGAAGCCATCGCGCTTGGCTTTGTGGATGAGGCGACGTTTGACGCGGTTGTGCGCCCCGAGCAGATGATTGGTCCCAAGGACTGA